Sequence from the Verrucomicrobiota bacterium genome:
CGCCCTACCGTCAAGCCTGCTTGATTTTAGGACCATGCACACGGCCCGTGAACCGATCGCCGGTAGGGCGAGTCCGTCCTGGCGAGCCGCTCGCCGTGTTTGGAACACGTCCGGACCGGCTCGCTGGAGACAGGCTCGCCCTACCGTCTGGTTCATGGGAAGTTTCCTTGCGCGGACCGCGGTTTTGCGGTTCCGATATTCGCTCGAAGCGCGGACCTACTTGAGATGATCTCAACCATTGCTGCCGAATTGCCGGACCGTATCGAATCCGAGGACCAGTTGGACGAAGTCATGACGCGCCCGCGGTCGTGCCTGATCGAGTCGGTCAAATCACTTCAAAGCCCGCTCCTGATTCTGGGCGCCGCAGGCAAAATGGGCCCTTCGCTGGCGGTGCTGCTCCGGCGTGCGGCTGACGCGGCGGGCCACCAACTGGAAATCGTCGCCGTCAGCCGCTTCAGTTCCAATGATGCCAGACATTGGCTTGAAACGCGCGGCGTGCGGACCTTTGCCTGCGATTTGCTGGAGCGCGAGTCGCTGGCCAAACTGCCGGACTCGGCCAACGTCCTGTATTTGGTCGGCCTCAAGTTCGGCACCGCGCAGAATCCATCTTTGACCTGGGCCGCGAACACGCTGGCGCCGTCGCACGTGGCGGAGCGCTTTTCGAAAGCCCGCATCGTAGCCCTCTCCACGGGTAACGTTTATCCCCTGACTCCGATCGCCCGCGGCGGTTCGGTCGAGACCGATGCGTTGGCGCCGTTGGGCGAGTACGCCAACGCCGCGGTCGCGCGCGAACGGCTCTTTGAATTTCATTCCCGCAAGAACGGCACTCCGGTCGCGGTGTTGCGATTGAATTACGCGGTCGATCTGCGCTACGGCGTGCTGTTGGAGATCGCGCAGAAAGTGTGGGCCAATCAGACGGTCGATGTGACCATGGGCTACCTCAACTGCATCTGGCAAGGCGACGCCAACGAAATGATCGTGCGCGCGCTTCCCTTGTCCGCCTCGCCTCCCTCCGCGTTCAATCTGACCGGCGCGAAGCTTCTTTCCGTTCGCGACCTGGCGCAACGTTTTGGCCAATTGATGAATCAGCCGGTGACGATTACCGGCGCGGAAGCCGACACGGCGCTGTTGAGCAATCCCAGCCGGCTTTTCGGAATCCTGGGCGAACCGCCGACCTCCCTGGAAGCGATGCTCCGCTGGGTGGCGCGCTGGGTGATGGAGGACGGGAGGACCCTGGGCAAGCCCACCCGGTTCGAGGTGCGCAACGGGAAGTTTTAGTGGCAGCGATCAAATGGCTCGGCCACTTTCAAGCCCGGCTGCTCAAGCAGATCGGGTTGGATCAATGAGCGGGCTCCGCAAATGCCTTGTCGCTTTGGAATTGATGAGTATTTTGATGGCATGATCGTAACAGCGACAGAACTGGCGCACGACAGCGAGCGCGTCCTGGATCAGGTGATCCAGCGTGGTGAGATTGCGCAAATCCAGCGGAACGGAAAGACCGTGGCCGAAATTCACCCAAAAGTTGGAGTCTCCAGAGAGGAAGCATTGCGTATTCTGGGTCCCATTCGCTGGACAGAAGCCGAGAGCCAGGAATTGAAGCATGCGATGAACGGGAATGAGAGAAGAGCTTTCCAGAGGTCTTCGCGTCCATGGGAGTTGATTCGCGGCTTCCGACTGAAACAAACAACTTCACTTTGCCGGGTACGCCCAGTGGAAGGACTCCGAGCCGCTCTGGAAACGCCCGGTCTCGCCGCGCCGGACAATCGTGAGGACGAACTTGCCGTCCTCCGTGACCCGATAAGTCAACGGCTCGTTGCCCGGCGTATCCGCAAGGAGTTCGGCGCGTTGCGACGGAACCAGCATTTCCAGGCGTTCCGGAAAGTGCCCTTGCGCCAGGCGATAGCGCTCCAACGCGCACGCGACTCGCGCCAGGTTCAATGAGATCTGCGTGCGGGGAAACTCGAAAAGGAATCCGTCCAGAGCCCACCGAAATCCTCGGTTGTCCAGGAAGGCGCCGGTCCGGTCCATGGCTTCCCTGACGGCTCGGATCTCACCGGGCGAAAGGCCGTCTCCTTCCCGCGTGGCGAATTGTTTCGCTAACTGCTCGTGCAACCGATAAATCTGAATCTGCCGGTCGTACGTCCAGCCCACGGAATAGAAGAACTTCAACCGCCTCCAGCGGCTCTCCCAGTATCCTTCCGGCGCCGGCGCTTCCCCGGAAACCACGGCGCGGAAGCGCGCCCACGCCGCAATCTGCTGCAGCATTTCCCCGCGCACGGCCTTCTGGCTGTCCGCGAACAGGTCGAAGCGCTGCAGCAGTTTCTCCAACTCGGCCAGTTGGGCCTCCGACCATCGGCGCTGAGCCAGGCCTTCCCAGATAACCTGGATCGCCGAGTTTAGAATCGTGATGCGATGCTGTTGGGCCTGAATGAAAGGCTCCAGTCCCAGCGCCTCGGCAAATCGGAAGATCAGTTTGAGATCCTGGAAAGCTCCCACGGTTCCCGAACCGTGCGCCCGGTCCATGAACCGACGCGAATCCCCTTTACCCGTCCTGCGGACACTCTCTCCCCCACGGGGGGAAAGGAAAAGGGTGAGGGGGTTCGCTTCATGAGAAGCCTCGT
This genomic interval carries:
- a CDS encoding NAD-dependent epimerase/dehydratase family protein, translating into MISTIAAELPDRIESEDQLDEVMTRPRSCLIESVKSLQSPLLILGAAGKMGPSLAVLLRRAADAAGHQLEIVAVSRFSSNDARHWLETRGVRTFACDLLERESLAKLPDSANVLYLVGLKFGTAQNPSLTWAANTLAPSHVAERFSKARIVALSTGNVYPLTPIARGGSVETDALAPLGEYANAAVARERLFEFHSRKNGTPVAVLRLNYAVDLRYGVLLEIAQKVWANQTVDVTMGYLNCIWQGDANEMIVRALPLSASPPSAFNLTGAKLLSVRDLAQRFGQLMNQPVTITGAEADTALLSNPSRLFGILGEPPTSLEAMLRWVARWVMEDGRTLGKPTRFEVRNGKF